Genomic window (Verrucomicrobiota bacterium):
CGTTGCGCGCCCTCGAACCCGGCCTGCCCATCGTGGGCATGTCCGGCCTGTTGGATACCCCCCTTGATTTGCCGGCGATGAAACTCTCCGCCATGCTGCGCAAGCCATTCGCCCCCGATGCTTTATTGCGCGTCCTGCATCAAGTGCTCCACCCCTGATTGCGGAATACTTGGCGTAGGTGACGACGTAAGGAGTCTAAAATCTCACGGTAAAGCCTTCGCCGCGATGCCGTACATAAAGTTGGGACGGACACCAATCAGCAGTTAGTTGACTTTTCCGGAAGGCACGACATTTTGTTCAGGTACGGTGGAACTAATCAAACAACCAACGAGCCAAGGTTAAGCAGTGCCATTGGCTAGTCAAAGATCTGAGCAATGAATGTTAATAATGATGTACCGATTAAAGGTCGGAGCTGCGCACCAACGCATCCGGATGCCCTTCCCATGAATACGGAGCAACTTCAGCGCCTGATTGGGGAAATCCGCGACGTGGTGTACAGCGTGGATGTGGAGACCAAGCACTTCAACTATCTGAGCCCGGTGTTTGAAACCATGTTCGGCTATGCCATGGAGGATGTCCGGGCGATGGGCGGACGCCCAGAGTTTCTGTGCCAGGTGATCCAGCATGGGAAGTTCGAGGAACAGGATCAGTTACTGGAAGATATCAAGGCCGGGAAGGTGGTGAAAAAATTCCGGCATGTAGCCTGGTGGCGTTGCAAGGACGGTACGCAGAAATGCATTGAAGACCAGTGGACCAACATCCATGAAAATACGCGTTTGCTCAGCACCGCCGGCGTGCTGCGGGATATCACGGAACAGGAGTTGCTCAAGCAGTCACGGGAACATCTGATCCAGGAATTACAGGATGCCATGGTCAAAATCAAAACTTTGAGCGGATTGCTGCCGATCTGTGCCGCCTGCAAAAAAATCCGCGATGACAAAGGTTATTGGAACCAGGTGGAGTCCTATTTTGCCAAACGTTCCGGGGTTCAGTTTACCCATGGCCTGTGCCCTGACTGCACCGCCAAATATTTCGCGGAACTACCGCCACCGCGAGCTTGATTCGGAAAGGCCTTCTGGGTACCACAGGCGCAGGATGCCTTCGGCGATGAGGTAGCTTTTCCCATCGGGATAGACGTTGCACAGGCGCACGGAGGGATCGGTCCCCACGGCGGATGAGGCGACAAACACGTTCGCTTTTACTTGGCCGGTGCGCTGGCCTTCGCCTTGCGGGATTCCATCACCTTCAGATAATTCTCGTAGCGCTTGCGGTCCTTTTCCTCTTTAGCCAACCCGGCGGCTTCCTTGGCCAGCGCGATGCCTTCATCCTGCTTGCCGGATTCAAACCGCACAATCGAGCGCGTGCCCACCGTCCGGTGCGTCTTGGCGCCCGCGACCTTCTCCGCCTTATTCAACGCCTCATCCGCCAGCGCGAAGTCGCGGTTCTTATTGCGCATATTGGTGACGATGCCGAAGGCGAAGTCGCACAAGGCCTGCTCGTCGTTGCCGGCGCTGGCGATCAACTTCTTCCCCAACTCCACCGCCTTGGCGTCACCCTTGCCGGAAAGCTCCTGGTACTCGGCCAACAGCGCGCGGGCTTCATCCTTCTGGATGGCCGCCTGCATGTCGTATTTACCGTCCAAAATCTGTTCCAAGGCCGTATCCAATCCATCCATGGGATGCCCGTGCCAGATCACCTTGCCCTCCTTCGACACAATGAACGCGTGCGGGATGCCCCCCTGCCCGTAGGCCGTCATGTAGCCGTCACTCGTCGCGCGCCCGTCGTCGCACGCCACCACATACTCCATTTTCTCCCCCTGCTCCGTCACAAACGGTTTCACCTTCTCGACCGTTTCGTCGCTGACCCCGATCATGACCACTCCCTTATCTTTGAACTTCTTTTGCATCTCGGTCAGGTGCGGGATGCTGGTCCGGCACGGCGGACACCACGTGGCCCAGAACTCGACCACATAGATATTCTTGCCGTCCTTGACATCCACCGCCTTGCCCTTCACCCATTCCTTGATGCTCAGCGGAGCCGCCGGATCACCCAGCCGCGCGCCCGCCATGGAAGACAGTGTAACCGTGGCTGCCAGCACCACGCCGAACCAACCTGCATTGATTTTCATAGAGTTAATCAGTCGCCGCCGAACGTGCCACACCCT
Coding sequences:
- a CDS encoding PAS domain-containing protein, producing the protein MNTEQLQRLIGEIRDVVYSVDVETKHFNYLSPVFETMFGYAMEDVRAMGGRPEFLCQVIQHGKFEEQDQLLEDIKAGKVVKKFRHVAWWRCKDGTQKCIEDQWTNIHENTRLLSTAGVLRDITEQELLKQSREHLIQELQDAMVKIKTLSGLLPICAACKKIRDDKGYWNQVESYFAKRSGVQFTHGLCPDCTAKYFAELPPPRA
- a CDS encoding TlpA disulfide reductase family protein; this encodes MKINAGWFGVVLAATVTLSSMAGARLGDPAAPLSIKEWVKGKAVDVKDGKNIYVVEFWATWCPPCRTSIPHLTEMQKKFKDKGVVMIGVSDETVEKVKPFVTEQGEKMEYVVACDDGRATSDGYMTAYGQGGIPHAFIVSKEGKVIWHGHPMDGLDTALEQILDGKYDMQAAIQKDEARALLAEYQELSGKGDAKAVELGKKLIASAGNDEQALCDFAFGIVTNMRNKNRDFALADEALNKAEKVAGAKTHRTVGTRSIVRFESGKQDEGIALAKEAAGLAKEEKDRKRYENYLKVMESRKAKASAPAK